In the Gallaecimonas pentaromativorans genome, one interval contains:
- the rstA gene encoding two-component system response regulator RstA, protein MHRIVLVEDDPDIGQLIGGWLGKHDMDVLVEPRGDMALARVAAEQPDLVLLDIMLPGLDGLSLCRALRGRFAGPIVMLTSLDSDMNQVLALELGANDYILKTAPPNVLLARLRVQLRQVKAAPAPIISQGSRLQLGTLFIDQATRTVRLGGQTVVLTTTDFDLLWQLASHAGQILSREALFQQVKGRDYDGLDRSMDVAISRLRQKLGDSAEAPTRIKTVRQKGYLLVPDEWS, encoded by the coding sequence ATGCACCGCATTGTGCTTGTAGAAGACGACCCGGATATCGGCCAGCTTATTGGTGGCTGGCTGGGTAAACATGACATGGACGTGCTGGTCGAGCCGAGGGGCGATATGGCCCTGGCGCGGGTGGCAGCGGAGCAGCCAGATCTGGTGCTGCTGGACATCATGCTGCCGGGGCTTGACGGCCTGTCGCTGTGCCGGGCGCTTCGCGGCCGCTTTGCCGGCCCCATTGTCATGCTCACCTCCCTGGACAGCGACATGAACCAGGTGCTGGCCTTGGAACTGGGCGCCAACGACTACATCCTAAAGACGGCGCCGCCCAATGTGCTGCTGGCAAGATTGCGGGTGCAGCTGCGCCAGGTTAAAGCCGCGCCAGCGCCCATCATCAGCCAGGGCAGCCGCCTGCAGCTTGGCACGCTGTTTATCGACCAGGCCACCCGCACCGTGCGCCTTGGCGGCCAGACGGTGGTACTGACCACCACCGATTTTGACTTGTTATGGCAACTGGCCAGCCATGCCGGGCAGATCTTGAGCCGCGAGGCCTTGTTTCAGCAGGTTAAGGGCCGCGACTACGACGGCCTTGACCGTTCCATGGACGTGGCCATCTCCAGGCTTCGCCAAAAGCTTGGCGACAGCGCCGAAGCCCCCACCCGTATCAAAACCGTGCGCCAAAAGGGCTACCTCCTGGTGCCGGACGAGTGGAGCTGA
- a CDS encoding pyridoxal phosphate-dependent aminotransferase, giving the protein MTSWSARAREIESFKVMDLLKRAKALDSEGHDVVHMEAGEPDFPVALPVRRAAHAALDAGFTQYTPAAGIPELRARIARFYQERYGLDIAPERVVVTSGASAALMMTFALLAEPGQGFMMADPGYPCNRQFLRFIEAHSQLVPTGAGERYQLNSELVRRHWQANTAGVLVASPANPTGSVLHKDELLALSGAVKELGGHLVVDELYHGLTYGFDAPSVLEVDDSAFVINSFSKYFGMTGWRLGWLVAPEAAVPELERMAQNLYISPATLSQHAALAAFEPESLAIFEERRQAFAARRDRLVAGLRELGFDVPLLPEGAFYVYADASHLTDDSFSFCWQLLEELHIAATPGLDFGRHQASRFIRFSYTTGLERIELALARMADFIARR; this is encoded by the coding sequence ATGACAAGTTGGTCGGCAAGGGCGAGGGAGATTGAATCCTTCAAGGTGATGGATCTGCTGAAAAGGGCCAAGGCCCTGGATAGCGAAGGCCATGACGTGGTGCACATGGAAGCGGGGGAGCCGGATTTCCCGGTGGCCTTGCCGGTGCGCCGCGCCGCCCACGCCGCCCTTGACGCGGGCTTTACCCAATATACCCCGGCGGCCGGCATTCCTGAGCTTCGGGCGCGCATCGCCAGGTTTTATCAAGAGCGTTATGGGCTGGATATCGCTCCTGAGCGGGTGGTGGTGACCAGCGGCGCCTCGGCGGCCTTGATGATGACCTTCGCCCTGCTGGCCGAGCCTGGCCAGGGCTTTATGATGGCCGATCCGGGTTATCCCTGTAACCGCCAGTTCCTGCGCTTTATCGAAGCCCATTCCCAATTGGTGCCAACCGGTGCTGGCGAGCGCTACCAGCTCAATAGCGAACTGGTGCGCCGCCACTGGCAAGCCAATACCGCCGGGGTGCTGGTGGCATCCCCTGCCAACCCCACCGGCTCGGTGCTCCATAAAGACGAGCTGCTGGCCCTGAGCGGCGCGGTGAAAGAGCTGGGGGGCCATCTGGTGGTGGACGAGCTCTATCACGGCCTGACCTACGGCTTTGATGCTCCATCGGTGCTGGAAGTGGACGACAGCGCCTTTGTCATCAACAGCTTTTCTAAATACTTTGGCATGACAGGTTGGCGCCTTGGCTGGCTGGTGGCGCCCGAGGCGGCGGTGCCTGAGCTGGAGCGGATGGCCCAGAATCTCTACATCTCGCCAGCTACCTTGTCTCAGCACGCGGCGCTGGCGGCCTTTGAGCCAGAGAGCCTGGCTATCTTCGAGGAGCGGCGGCAAGCCTTTGCGGCGCGCCGGGACCGCCTGGTGGCGGGGCTTCGGGAGCTTGGCTTTGATGTGCCGCTGCTGCCGGAAGGCGCCTTTTATGTGTACGCCGACGCTTCTCATCTTACCGACGACAGCTTCAGCTTTTGCTGGCAGCTTCTCGAAGAGCTGCATATTGCCGCCACCCCTGGCCTTGATTTTGGCCGTCATCAGGCCAGCCGCTTTATTCGCTTTTCGTACACCACCGGTCTTGAGCGCATTGAGCTGGCCCTGGCCCGCATGGCGGATTTTATTGCCCGCCGCTAA
- a CDS encoding glycoside hydrolase, translating to MFLLLKGRFRRHPQGSRAKVVISLNKAKPIARVDERYLSFSIDISVLAGGQWWDGSAGSQKGLGTEKTTPLSLKKGKLDKFTRALAPAYLRVGGSEADNIHYFAAPQGESGALVLTQGMWDDLHRFCARNDLALAFTFKYGLFKRRLHGRWQADEVSKLLAYSSERGQPIAVCELGNELNAYWAFYGLGSQPMASKLAADYDTFIRTVRHLSPHSKVAGPGSAFWPRIGEAIKPITNITPTFLSVLKEPLDIVDWHYYPFQSRRSPVRTRSATLSNVMSPQALKDFDKYLGQLKGWRNLHQPNAVLWTGETGSAQCGGEARLSDRFASSFWWADQLGRGARAGQAVMVRQSLVGGDYGLINRQTLKPNPDFWVSWLWQKLMGREVFEVQSSDESVLAYCHSARKGGKCTLLLINMAATAKAVECRGFGMQKKRFELTADKLTDAKVRINGVKPKFQGGKVKLKDFPSLARQEQLKPYSINFWCFLL from the coding sequence ATGTTCCTGTTGCTCAAAGGGCGGTTTCGCCGCCACCCGCAAGGTAGCCGCGCCAAGGTGGTGATAAGCCTCAACAAAGCCAAGCCCATAGCCCGGGTAGACGAGCGCTACTTGTCGTTCTCCATTGATATTTCGGTGCTGGCCGGTGGCCAGTGGTGGGACGGCAGCGCCGGCAGCCAAAAGGGCCTGGGCACCGAGAAAACCACGCCCCTTAGCCTGAAAAAGGGCAAGCTCGATAAATTCACCCGCGCCCTGGCCCCGGCCTACCTGCGGGTGGGGGGCTCGGAAGCGGACAACATCCATTACTTTGCCGCCCCCCAAGGCGAGAGCGGCGCCCTGGTGCTCACCCAGGGCATGTGGGACGACCTGCACCGCTTTTGCGCCCGTAACGATCTGGCGCTGGCCTTTACCTTTAAATACGGGCTTTTCAAGCGCCGCCTTCATGGCCGCTGGCAGGCCGATGAAGTCAGCAAGCTACTGGCCTACAGCAGCGAGCGCGGCCAGCCCATTGCGGTGTGCGAGCTTGGCAACGAGCTCAATGCCTACTGGGCCTTTTATGGCCTGGGCTCCCAGCCCATGGCCTCGAAGCTGGCCGCCGACTACGACACCTTTATTCGCACCGTTCGTCACTTGAGCCCTCACAGCAAAGTGGCGGGGCCGGGCAGCGCCTTTTGGCCGCGCATTGGCGAGGCCATCAAACCCATCACCAACATCACCCCAACCTTCCTGTCGGTGCTCAAGGAGCCCCTGGATATCGTTGACTGGCACTATTACCCCTTCCAAAGCCGCCGCTCGCCGGTGCGCACCCGTTCGGCCACCTTAAGCAACGTGATGTCGCCCCAGGCGTTGAAGGATTTTGATAAATACCTGGGGCAGCTCAAGGGCTGGCGCAACCTGCATCAGCCAAACGCCGTCCTTTGGACAGGAGAAACCGGCTCGGCCCAGTGCGGCGGCGAGGCGCGGCTGTCTGACCGTTTTGCATCGTCGTTCTGGTGGGCCGACCAACTGGGCCGAGGCGCCAGGGCAGGGCAGGCGGTGATGGTGCGCCAAAGCCTGGTGGGGGGCGACTACGGCCTTATCAACCGCCAAACCCTTAAACCCAACCCCGATTTTTGGGTGAGTTGGCTGTGGCAAAAGCTGATGGGCCGGGAAGTGTTTGAGGTGCAAAGCAGCGACGAGAGCGTGCTGGCCTACTGCCACAGTGCCCGCAAAGGCGGCAAATGCACCTTGCTGCTGATCAATATGGCGGCCACCGCCAAGGCGGTAGAGTGCCGGGGCTTTGGCATGCAGAAAAAACGCTTTGAACTTACCGCCGACAAGCTCACCGACGCTAAAGTGCGCATCAATGGCGTCAAGCCCAAATTCCAGGGCGGCAAGGTAAAACTCAAAGACTTCCCCAGCCTCGCGCGCCAGGAGCAGCTTAAGCCCTACAGCATTAATTTTTGGTGTTTTCTGTTGTAG
- the uraH gene encoding hydroxyisourate hydrolase, translated as MKFTLPGLLMLALSAGALANPLSVHVLNTQTGLPSAGVNIVLEKQTDQGWQVLSRATTNQQGRVPALYPKGQTMAPGTYKVIFETGDWFKAHHQPSFFPQIPVIFAVDGSLEHYHIPLLLSAYGYSTYRGN; from the coding sequence ATGAAATTCACTCTGCCGGGCCTGTTGATGCTGGCCTTGTCTGCCGGTGCCCTGGCCAACCCGCTGAGCGTGCATGTCCTTAATACCCAAACCGGGTTACCGTCTGCGGGTGTCAACATCGTATTGGAAAAGCAAACCGACCAAGGCTGGCAAGTACTGAGCCGCGCTACCACCAACCAACAGGGGCGAGTACCGGCCCTTTACCCAAAGGGCCAGACCATGGCCCCCGGCACCTACAAGGTGATTTTTGAAACCGGCGACTGGTTTAAGGCTCACCATCAACCGAGTTTCTTCCCGCAGATCCCGGTTATCTTCGCCGTAGATGGCTCACTCGAGCACTACCATATTCCACTGCTACTGAGCGCCTACGGCTACAGTACCTACCGGGGTAATTAA
- the rstB gene encoding two-component system sensor histidine kinase RstB, producing MRRLFTQFYLLVFACFLAAALLIGGVYQFTAERASNRYLEGLVQDFLDRFTQQMADVPASQWPGQVEDFGRRLHLTLRIGALSEQPLAPADLNFLSQGNILIVEDDATFRQRIPGTDQVLIIGPVPYLHFQHELHWLVLGLLILLGLSLAFPILLWMRPHWRGLQRLEAAAKRLGRGELDARAALPSKSSLATLGATFDQMASQLQSLIAGRKQLTDAIAHELRTPLVRLRYRLAMQEPPLAPKALAELERDLNAFEYLIDEMLVYSRLNEPEPALNIGTLELGQWAAEHLADWQAQGAGRTLELTGPPAPLYWQGDGRLLERAMDNLVGNALRHCRQQVQIALREEDGQAALKVTDDGPGVAAEAAARIFEPFVRLDESRNRRTGGIGLGLAIVRSIAHLHGGDVRLEGPGPGASFTLLLPVHSVTKRHQGATELP from the coding sequence GTGCGCCGCCTCTTTACCCAGTTCTACCTGTTGGTGTTTGCCTGCTTTTTGGCGGCGGCGCTGCTGATTGGCGGGGTGTATCAGTTCACCGCCGAGCGGGCCAGCAACCGCTATCTCGAAGGGCTGGTGCAGGACTTTTTGGACCGCTTTACCCAGCAGATGGCCGATGTGCCCGCCAGCCAGTGGCCGGGGCAGGTTGAGGATTTTGGCCGCCGCCTGCATCTTACGCTGCGCATCGGCGCCCTTAGCGAGCAGCCCCTGGCCCCGGCGGATTTAAACTTTCTGAGCCAGGGCAACATCCTTATCGTCGAGGACGACGCCACCTTTCGCCAACGCATTCCCGGCACCGACCAAGTGCTCATTATCGGCCCGGTACCCTATCTGCATTTTCAGCATGAATTGCACTGGTTGGTGCTGGGGCTGCTGATTTTGCTGGGCCTGTCCCTGGCCTTTCCCATCCTCTTGTGGATGCGCCCACACTGGCGCGGCTTGCAGCGATTAGAAGCTGCCGCCAAGCGCCTTGGCCGAGGCGAACTGGATGCCCGGGCGGCGCTGCCCAGCAAAAGCAGCCTGGCCACCCTGGGGGCCACCTTCGACCAGATGGCCAGCCAGCTGCAAAGCCTGATAGCCGGGCGCAAGCAACTTACCGACGCCATCGCCCATGAGCTGCGCACGCCGCTGGTGCGGCTGCGCTACCGCTTGGCCATGCAGGAGCCGCCCTTGGCCCCTAAGGCCCTGGCCGAGTTGGAGCGGGATCTCAATGCCTTTGAGTACCTGATTGACGAAATGCTGGTCTACAGCCGCCTTAACGAGCCCGAACCGGCCCTTAATATCGGCACCCTTGAGCTGGGCCAGTGGGCCGCCGAGCACCTGGCCGACTGGCAGGCCCAGGGCGCCGGGCGCACCCTGGAACTCACCGGCCCGCCTGCGCCCCTTTATTGGCAAGGAGACGGGCGCCTTTTGGAAAGGGCCATGGATAACCTGGTGGGCAACGCCCTTCGCCACTGCCGCCAGCAGGTGCAGATTGCGCTTAGGGAGGAAGACGGCCAGGCAGCGCTGAAAGTCACTGACGACGGCCCCGGCGTGGCTGCCGAGGCGGCAGCGCGTATCTTCGAGCCCTTTGTGCGCCTCGATGAAAGCCGCAACCGGCGCACCGGCGGTATCGGCCTTGGCCTTGCCATAGTGCGCAGCATTGCCCATTTGCATGGCGGTGACGTGCGCCTCGAAGGCCCCGGCCCCGGCGCCAGTTTTACCTTGTTACTGCCTGTACATTCGGTAACAAAGCGTCACCAGGGCGCTACAGAGTTGCCGTAA
- the purL gene encoding phosphoribosylformylglycinamidine synthase encodes MPIQVLRGAPALSEFRLEKLLASCQAAQLPVTQISTSFVHFAELSEALTSDEQVRLEKLLTYGPRLAAAELAGQEFIVVPRLGTISPWSSKATDIAHNCDLGKVKRLERGIRYQLDVALSEADAKLFKALVHDRMVEAVLESEADAELLFKKAEPGRYASVDILGEGKAALESANQRMGLALADDEIDYLVENFKALGRNPNDIELYMFAQANSEHCRHKIFNADWTIDGQTQPKSLFKMIKNTFEQTPDYVLSAYKDNAAVMTGSTAGRFFPDSDSREFSYHVEPIHILMKVETHNHPTAISPFPGAATGSGGEIRDEGATGVGARPKAGLSGFTVSNLRIPGAEQPWEQDFGKPSRIVTALEIMTDGPLGGAAFNNEFGRPALLGYFRTYEEEVNSFNGREVRGYHKPIMIAGGLGNIREEHVQKGEIPVGAKLIVLGGPAMNIGLGGGAASSMASGQSDEDLDFASVQRDNAEIERRCQEVIDRCWQLGNANPICFIHDVGAGGLSNAFPELVNDGERGGSFELRNVPNDEPGMSPLEIWCNESQERYVLAVPADKLALFDAICERERAPYSVVGEATEEKTLKLSDKHFGDNPIDLPLSVLLGKPPKMHRDVQSRSAEGNELKFDISVQEAAERLLRLPTIAEKTFLITIGDRSVGGLTARDQMVGPWQIPVADVAVTAASFDTYYGEAMAMGERTPVALLNHAASARLAVAESITNIAASAIGDLKRIKLSANWMAAAGHPGEDAGLYEAVKAVGEELAPALGITIPVGKDSMSMKTQWDDKAVTAPLSLIITAFGRVEDVRKTATPQLKTDKGATRLLLIDLGAGKQRLGGSCLAQVTRQLGVETPDLDDVAAFKGFFHAVQELLLDGKLLAYHDRSDGGLFVTLAEMAFAGHVGIDADISALGGDAMSALYNEELGAVIQVREEDLDAINKVLAGHGIKHLVHDIGTLNGDDTVRFSKDGSEVLAAKRGVLRGIWAETTHQMQKRRDNPVCADEEFALKTDDSDPGISPVLTFDIKEDVAAPYIIKGVRPTIAILREQGVNSQQEMAAAFTRAGFRAIDVHMSDILSGREDLTKMQGLAACGGFSYGDVLGAGEGWAKSILFNERARAAFEAFFARGDTLALGVCNGCQMMSNLKDIIPGAEHWSRFVTNRSERFEARVATLLLEKTPSLLFTDMEGARLPIAVSHGEGRAEFVDDAHFAALNGSGKVAARYVDNHGQVTAQYPLNPNGSPEGIAALTTTDGRVTIMMPHPERVHRTIAHSWHPEEWGENGPWMRMFQNARKAIG; translated from the coding sequence GACGCCAAGCTCTTCAAAGCCCTGGTGCACGACCGCATGGTAGAAGCGGTGCTTGAAAGCGAAGCCGACGCTGAGCTGCTCTTTAAAAAGGCCGAGCCTGGCCGTTATGCCAGCGTCGATATTCTGGGTGAAGGCAAAGCCGCCCTGGAATCGGCCAACCAGCGCATGGGCCTGGCCCTTGCCGACGACGAAATCGACTACCTGGTCGAGAACTTCAAAGCCCTGGGCCGTAACCCCAACGACATCGAACTCTATATGTTCGCCCAGGCCAACTCCGAGCACTGTCGCCACAAGATTTTCAATGCCGATTGGACCATCGACGGCCAGACGCAGCCCAAGTCCTTGTTCAAGATGATTAAAAACACCTTCGAACAAACCCCGGACTACGTGCTCTCCGCCTACAAGGACAACGCCGCGGTCATGACCGGCTCCACCGCCGGCCGCTTCTTCCCCGACAGCGACAGCCGCGAGTTTTCATACCATGTGGAGCCTATCCACATCCTGATGAAGGTGGAAACCCACAACCACCCCACCGCCATTTCCCCCTTCCCGGGCGCCGCCACCGGCTCCGGCGGGGAAATTCGTGACGAAGGCGCCACCGGCGTTGGCGCGCGGCCCAAGGCGGGTCTGTCTGGCTTTACCGTGTCCAACCTGCGTATTCCAGGCGCGGAGCAGCCCTGGGAGCAGGATTTTGGCAAGCCGTCACGCATTGTCACCGCTCTTGAGATCATGACTGACGGCCCCCTGGGCGGCGCCGCCTTTAATAACGAATTTGGCCGCCCGGCGCTCTTGGGTTACTTCCGTACCTATGAAGAAGAAGTGAACTCCTTCAACGGCCGGGAAGTGCGCGGCTACCACAAACCCATCATGATCGCCGGTGGCCTTGGCAACATCCGCGAAGAGCACGTGCAAAAGGGCGAGATCCCGGTTGGCGCCAAGCTTATCGTGCTGGGCGGCCCGGCCATGAACATCGGCCTGGGTGGCGGCGCGGCATCCTCCATGGCCTCCGGCCAGTCTGACGAAGACTTAGACTTTGCCTCAGTGCAGCGCGATAACGCCGAAATCGAGCGCCGCTGCCAAGAGGTGATTGACCGCTGCTGGCAGCTCGGCAACGCCAACCCCATCTGCTTTATCCACGACGTGGGCGCTGGTGGCCTCTCTAACGCCTTCCCCGAGCTGGTCAACGACGGCGAGCGTGGCGGCAGCTTTGAGCTGCGCAATGTGCCCAACGACGAGCCGGGCATGAGCCCGCTGGAGATTTGGTGTAACGAATCCCAAGAGCGCTACGTGCTGGCGGTGCCGGCCGACAAACTGGCCCTGTTTGACGCCATTTGTGAGCGCGAGCGCGCCCCTTACTCTGTGGTGGGCGAAGCCACCGAAGAGAAAACCCTTAAGCTCAGCGACAAGCACTTTGGCGACAACCCCATCGACCTGCCGCTCTCCGTGCTTTTGGGCAAGCCGCCCAAGATGCACCGCGATGTACAAAGCCGCAGCGCCGAAGGTAACGAACTCAAGTTCGACATCAGCGTGCAAGAGGCGGCCGAGCGCCTGCTGCGCCTGCCCACCATCGCCGAGAAGACCTTCCTTATTACCATCGGCGACCGCTCCGTGGGCGGCCTTACCGCCCGCGACCAGATGGTTGGCCCCTGGCAAATTCCGGTGGCAGACGTGGCCGTTACCGCCGCCAGCTTTGACACCTACTACGGCGAAGCCATGGCCATGGGCGAGCGCACCCCGGTGGCGCTGCTCAACCACGCCGCCTCTGCCCGCTTGGCGGTGGCTGAATCCATCACCAACATCGCTGCTAGCGCCATTGGTGATTTGAAACGCATCAAGCTCTCTGCCAACTGGATGGCCGCTGCCGGCCACCCCGGCGAAGACGCCGGCCTTTATGAAGCGGTGAAAGCGGTGGGCGAAGAGCTGGCCCCGGCCCTTGGCATCACCATCCCGGTGGGCAAGGACTCCATGTCCATGAAGACCCAGTGGGACGACAAAGCCGTTACCGCGCCCCTTAGCCTTATCATCACCGCCTTTGGCCGTGTTGAAGACGTGCGCAAAACCGCCACCCCGCAGCTCAAAACCGACAAAGGCGCTACCCGCCTGCTGCTGATTGACCTTGGCGCCGGCAAACAGCGCCTGGGCGGCAGCTGCCTGGCCCAGGTGACCCGTCAGCTCGGGGTTGAGACCCCAGATTTGGACGACGTAGCCGCCTTTAAAGGCTTCTTCCACGCCGTGCAAGAGCTGCTGCTGGACGGCAAGCTGCTGGCCTACCACGACCGCTCCGACGGCGGCCTGTTCGTGACCCTGGCTGAGATGGCCTTTGCCGGCCACGTGGGTATCGACGCCGATATCAGCGCCCTGGGCGGCGACGCCATGAGCGCCCTGTATAACGAAGAGCTGGGCGCCGTTATCCAGGTGCGCGAAGAAGACCTCGACGCTATCAACAAGGTGCTGGCCGGCCACGGTATCAAGCACCTGGTACACGACATCGGTACCCTCAATGGCGACGACACGGTGCGCTTTAGCAAAGACGGCAGCGAAGTGCTGGCGGCCAAGCGCGGCGTGCTTCGCGGTATCTGGGCCGAAACCACCCACCAGATGCAAAAGCGCCGCGACAACCCGGTCTGCGCCGACGAAGAGTTTGCGCTCAAGACCGACGACAGCGACCCTGGCATCAGCCCGGTGCTCACCTTCGACATCAAAGAAGATGTGGCCGCCCCTTACATCATCAAAGGCGTGCGCCCCACCATCGCCATCTTGCGTGAGCAGGGGGTCAACTCCCAGCAGGAAATGGCCGCCGCCTTTACCCGCGCGGGTTTTCGCGCCATCGACGTGCACATGTCCGACATCCTGTCTGGCCGTGAAGATCTCACCAAGATGCAGGGCCTGGCGGCTTGTGGCGGCTTTAGCTACGGCGACGTGCTGGGCGCCGGCGAAGGCTGGGCCAAGTCTATCCTCTTTAACGAGCGTGCCCGCGCCGCCTTTGAGGCCTTCTTTGCCCGTGGCGACACTCTGGCCCTTGGGGTCTGTAACGGCTGCCAGATGATGTCCAACCTCAAAGACATCATCCCCGGTGCCGAGCACTGGTCCCGCTTTGTGACCAACCGCTCCGAGCGCTTCGAAGCCCGGGTGGCCACCTTGCTGCTGGAGAAGACCCCGTCACTGCTGTTTACCGACATGGAAGGGGCCCGCCTGCCCATCGCCGTATCCCACGGTGAAGGCCGCGCCGAGTTCGTAGATGACGCTCACTTCGCTGCCCTCAATGGTTCCGGCAAGGTAGCTGCCCGCTACGTGGACAACCATGGCCAGGTCACCGCCCAGTACCCCCTGAACCCCAACGGTTCGCCGGAAGGTATTGCCGCGCTCACCACCACAGACGGCCGCGTCACCATCATGATGCCGCACCCCGAGCGGGTACACCGCACCATCGCCCATTCCTGGCACCCCGAGGAGTGGGGCGAGAATGGTCCTTGGATGCGGATGTTCCAGAATGCTAGGAAGGCGATTGGTTAA
- a CDS encoding RidA family protein, whose amino-acid sequence MTIHRINPGQRWSDITVFNGIAHFVEVPECAQADIDSQMAALFAQAEASLAKIGSDKTRLLSVTIYLTDFSLAPAMNAAWDAWFEPGTAPSRACVKAELADPHYLLEMAFVAAAGSAFQ is encoded by the coding sequence ATGACCATCCACCGCATCAACCCCGGCCAACGTTGGTCCGACATTACCGTCTTTAACGGCATTGCCCATTTTGTGGAGGTGCCCGAGTGCGCCCAAGCTGACATCGACAGCCAAATGGCCGCCCTGTTTGCCCAGGCTGAAGCCAGCCTTGCCAAGATTGGCAGCGACAAAACCCGGCTGCTGTCGGTCACCATCTATCTCACCGATTTTTCCCTGGCCCCGGCCATGAACGCCGCCTGGGACGCCTGGTTTGAGCCCGGTACCGCGCCGAGCCGCGCCTGCGTCAAAGCCGAACTGGCCGACCCTCACTACCTTCTGGAAATGGCCTTTGTGGCTGCCGCTGGCAGCGCGTTTCAATAA